The Methanobacterium lacus genome includes a region encoding these proteins:
- a CDS encoding C45 family peptidase: MVSNPDYGSYRYASVTWPGMFAPYTVLNEHSLYLDGHDGASMGGSVVIKDRPPIAGGLLDIMSETSTLKALIQRLQGVNTSVSIILNLADESNAVSMECSSLAGNRIRYSEGDSMVSVNTFFNPDWGIHVRNTVSHSLERLSNMNDRMAENRGKIDAEKTRELMDLPLFNDDGTIDRGSTKPIKVDVDQTTHQVVTDVTRREFWLKVPNPENFADWTHINLKELWRNDP, encoded by the coding sequence ATGGTCAGCAATCCAGATTATGGATCCTACAGGTACGCTTCTGTCACATGGCCTGGAATGTTTGCACCTTACACAGTACTAAATGAACACAGCCTTTATTTGGATGGTCATGACGGTGCAAGTATGGGCGGATCTGTGGTTATCAAGGATCGCCCTCCAATAGCTGGAGGATTGCTAGATATCATGTCCGAAACTTCTACACTTAAAGCATTAATCCAACGATTACAAGGTGTCAACACCAGTGTGTCCATCATTTTAAACCTTGCTGATGAATCAAATGCAGTTTCAATGGAATGTTCATCGTTGGCAGGCAACAGAATACGATATTCTGAAGGTGATTCAATGGTATCTGTAAACACCTTTTTCAATCCTGACTGGGGAATTCATGTGCGTAACACAGTTAGTCATTCACTGGAACGTTTATCCAACATGAATGATAGAATGGCTGAAAACAGGGGTAAAATTGATGCAGAAAAAACACGAGAACTCATGGATCTTCCTCTCTTCAATGATGATGGTACAATTGACAGGGGATCAACCAAACCAATAAAAGTGGATGTGGATCAAACCACCCATCAAGTAGTGACAGATGTAACAAGACGTGAATTTTGGCTCAAAGTCCCAAATCCTGAAAATTTCGCAGATTGGACACATATAAACCTAAAAGAACTTTGGAGAAATGATCCATAG
- a CDS encoding FUSC family protein yields MEKKGFVSRFERLSAPTGKPLWGHAFRAVGLAILSVVIAYFIGLKDGIEIIFMVVLFASVLMDQAIPFRKSVTFSVIGFIFMSLAFVSASVAHLFGLPFFIVLTAIWSFFPFTLYIFGKAEGLFGYLIFISYYTATVLIKTSTNVFDLVIYVLFAYIVASILLAWKYIQIDSYNRKMVASGFDPNTSVTKMSSVRKILTGVPIKESYHELFDYGLYLTGLRNYGKTVQSRLTGKVAVTFESFIQESNSVSINLADHITHKKGEVNLEHLKSNLKELNLYMDEKGSESIKFLADNFIKFFEDSNKILSRPINQAEEENIRFTPLNKVSFKQVISSRFNLDSLYIRHALRFTIAMVITLSFVFIDHSRDPAWIAMGVLIVLKPDVTSTWDNMITRVAFNLFAVILAIILAFIFPHYMLLIFALVALYFFRAFLPNYIGLSILAVSVFTVFVWPQGEVINNAVARIIDIFIGSIISIILVYGVLPKRLRINLPNQVFKVLKANQEYAACILSGNYTGKDVSSKLEKTLLEYNNLGSSLKKIEDSFKDVSDDINIYRDISGACYNLTEDISAVAGYEEEISKLDFSSLEDLSSEILDVFVIAIEKNKIPEELPDMHIYNKLISEMLQENEEIKQYFQWIVSDIYLLHSLIKEAVESGALERYKNLTQ; encoded by the coding sequence TTGGAAAAGAAGGGGTTTGTTAGTAGATTTGAAAGACTCTCAGCTCCAACAGGAAAACCTTTGTGGGGGCATGCGTTTAGAGCAGTTGGTTTAGCCATTTTAAGCGTGGTTATAGCTTATTTTATAGGTTTAAAAGATGGTATTGAAATTATTTTCATGGTGGTACTGTTTGCATCTGTTTTAATGGATCAGGCAATTCCATTCCGTAAATCAGTGACTTTTTCAGTCATTGGATTTATTTTTATGTCGCTGGCATTTGTGAGTGCTTCGGTTGCACACCTATTTGGATTGCCATTTTTCATAGTATTAACTGCAATCTGGTCTTTTTTCCCATTTACTCTTTACATATTTGGAAAGGCAGAAGGATTGTTTGGGTATTTAATATTTATTTCCTACTACACCGCAACAGTCCTCATAAAAACCAGTACAAATGTTTTTGATCTGGTTATCTATGTTTTGTTTGCCTACATCGTAGCTTCAATACTTCTGGCATGGAAATATATCCAAATAGATTCCTACAACAGAAAAATGGTTGCATCAGGGTTTGATCCCAACACCTCTGTAACTAAGATGAGTTCTGTTAGAAAAATTTTAACTGGTGTACCTATTAAAGAATCCTACCATGAACTGTTTGATTATGGGCTGTATTTAACAGGGCTCAGGAACTATGGAAAAACAGTTCAATCAAGACTTACAGGCAAAGTTGCAGTAACATTTGAGAGTTTTATACAAGAATCAAATTCTGTTAGTATCAACCTTGCGGATCATATAACCCATAAGAAAGGAGAAGTAAATCTTGAACATCTAAAATCAAATTTAAAGGAATTGAATTTGTATATGGATGAGAAGGGTTCTGAATCCATAAAATTTTTGGCTGATAATTTTATTAAGTTCTTTGAAGATTCAAACAAAATACTTTCTAGACCCATAAACCAGGCCGAAGAAGAAAATATCAGGTTCACACCATTGAATAAGGTGTCCTTTAAACAGGTGATAAGTTCTAGATTTAATCTGGATTCACTCTACATTCGACATGCCTTAAGATTTACAATAGCCATGGTTATAACACTTAGTTTTGTTTTTATCGACCATTCAAGAGACCCTGCTTGGATCGCCATGGGTGTTTTAATTGTACTCAAACCAGATGTTACAAGTACATGGGACAACATGATCACGAGGGTAGCGTTCAACCTCTTCGCAGTCATACTGGCCATAATATTAGCCTTCATATTCCCACACTATATGCTTCTAATCTTTGCATTGGTAGCACTCTACTTCTTCAGAGCATTTTTACCCAACTACATAGGTCTTTCAATCTTAGCAGTGAGCGTATTCACTGTTTTTGTATGGCCACAGGGTGAAGTGATTAACAACGCTGTTGCAAGGATAATAGATATCTTCATTGGTTCAATAATATCAATCATACTCGTTTATGGGGTACTGCCAAAAAGATTGAGGATTAACCTGCCCAACCAGGTGTTTAAGGTTTTAAAAGCCAACCAAGAATATGCTGCATGTATCTTATCAGGAAATTACACTGGTAAAGATGTATCTTCAAAGCTTGAAAAAACATTGCTAGAATACAACAACCTTGGATCATCATTAAAGAAGATCGAAGATTCATTTAAAGATGTTTCAGATGACATCAACATATATAGAGACATATCTGGTGCATGCTACAATCTTACTGAAGATATTTCTGCAGTTGCAGGTTACGAAGAGGAAATTTCTAAGTTGGATTTTTCTTCCCTTGAAGATTTAAGTTCTGAAATACTCGATGTCTTTGTAATTGCAATTGAAAAGAATAAGATACCTGAAGAGTTGCCTGATATGCATATCTACAACAAGCTAATATCCGAGATGCTTCAAGAAAATGAAGAAATCAAACAGTACTTCCAGTGGATAGTTTCAGACATATACCTTCTCCACTCCTTGATCAAAGAAGCTGTTGAAAGTGGAGCACTGGAGAGGTACAAAAATTTGACCCAATGA
- a CDS encoding glutamate decarboxylase, with protein MLSEKKNLDEMDDHEKEQTTTYGSRYFTKSIPKYIVPDEGMPPRAAYQLIHDELNLDGNPALNLASFVTTWMEPEADLLMVESMGKNYVDNDEYPQTEVIQDRVVNMLARLFNAPEDCKSVGSATIGSSEAIMLGLLAHKWTWRSRMEAEGKPTDKPNIVMGADVHTVWEKFARYFDVELKLIPLREDIYTITAEDVVKEIDENTIAVGAVIGTTFTGQMDPIEDINNALLEVKKTKGWDIPIHVDGASGGFIAPFIYPDLPWDFRLEQVRSINVSGHKYGLVYPGVGWLVFKDKSDLPDDLIFNINYLGGLMPNYSLNFSKGSNTIIAQYYNFIRLGMKGYTKIMENMLENARFLGKKLEETGKFEILNDKILFPLIAVKLKNCDFDAFHLSEHLREKGWIVPAYTLPPNADDITVLRMVIKESFSKDMVEMLFKDIMASIKTLNQSLNERRKAIDEKGNPTLLY; from the coding sequence ATGTTATCTGAAAAAAAGAATTTGGATGAAATGGATGACCATGAAAAGGAACAAACCACCACGTATGGTAGCCGTTACTTTACTAAGAGCATACCCAAGTACATAGTGCCTGATGAAGGAATGCCTCCTAGGGCAGCCTACCAATTGATACACGATGAATTAAATCTGGATGGAAACCCTGCACTTAACCTAGCAAGTTTTGTAACAACTTGGATGGAACCTGAAGCAGATCTTCTAATGGTGGAAAGTATGGGCAAAAACTACGTTGACAACGATGAATATCCTCAGACCGAAGTAATTCAAGATCGTGTTGTTAACATGCTTGCAAGATTGTTCAATGCCCCTGAAGATTGTAAGTCTGTGGGAAGTGCCACAATCGGTTCATCAGAAGCCATTATGTTAGGTCTACTGGCACATAAATGGACATGGAGAAGCAGAATGGAAGCAGAAGGTAAACCAACAGACAAGCCTAATATTGTGATGGGTGCAGATGTTCATACTGTGTGGGAGAAATTTGCAAGGTACTTCGATGTGGAGTTGAAACTCATACCCCTCAGAGAGGACATTTACACCATTACAGCAGAGGATGTTGTAAAGGAAATTGATGAAAATACCATTGCAGTGGGTGCAGTTATTGGAACAACATTTACTGGTCAGATGGATCCGATAGAAGACATAAATAATGCATTGCTAGAAGTTAAAAAGACTAAAGGATGGGACATTCCAATTCATGTTGATGGTGCTAGTGGAGGTTTTATAGCACCGTTTATTTATCCAGATCTGCCATGGGATTTCAGGTTGGAACAAGTTAGATCTATAAATGTTTCAGGACATAAATATGGTTTAGTTTATCCTGGTGTGGGATGGTTGGTGTTTAAAGATAAATCTGACCTGCCTGATGATCTTATATTTAACATAAATTATCTTGGAGGACTCATGCCCAACTACTCTCTAAATTTCTCAAAGGGCAGTAATACCATAATAGCACAGTACTACAACTTTATAAGGTTAGGAATGAAGGGTTATACAAAGATAATGGAGAATATGCTTGAAAATGCACGTTTCCTTGGCAAAAAGTTGGAAGAAACTGGAAAGTTTGAGATCCTGAATGATAAGATACTATTCCCATTGATAGCTGTGAAACTTAAAAACTGTGATTTCGATGCATTCCACCTTTCAGAACATCTACGAGAAAAGGGATGGATAGTACCGGCCTACACCCTTCCTCCCAATGCAGATGATATCACGGTATTAAGGATGGTTATTAAAGAAAGTTTCAGTAAAGACATGGTGGAAATGTTATTTAAAGACATAATGGCCTCCATAAAAACACTGAACCAATCACTCAACGAAAGAAGAAAGGCCATTGATGAAAAGGGCAACCCAACCTTACTCTACTAA
- a CDS encoding cation:proton antiporter, with amino-acid sequence MDNILLSLGIIIVFGLIFSRLFSKIGLPGLLGMLVVGVLIGPYYLNLIDPRFLGISSDLRVMALIIILLRAGLSLHRDALRKVGTSAIKMSFLPCLLEGLTIMAVAHLLLGLPWIVAGMLGFIIAAVSPAVVVPSMLSFIERSMGTAKSIPTLLMAGASADNVVAITIFSAFFGFYLNSSLNIGIAIIGIPVSLILGMIMGFLLGLLILRVFQHYSIGSSEKILIILASAILLKELGDYLQNYVPVAALLGIMVLGFVIVDRNPNLGLELSSKFSKIWILAEIILFVLVGAQVNIQLVISAGVAGIIIIGVGLLARSLGVYLSLSGTELNKDEKLFSMVANTPKATVQAAIGAVPLAAGVASGDIILAISVLAIILTAPLGSLGIKVLGDKILKKEPSAG; translated from the coding sequence ATGGATAATATCCTACTCAGCCTGGGAATAATAATAGTCTTCGGCCTAATTTTCAGTAGACTGTTTTCGAAGATAGGTCTACCTGGGCTATTGGGAATGCTTGTTGTTGGTGTTTTAATAGGTCCCTACTACTTGAACCTAATTGACCCAAGATTCCTTGGAATATCCAGTGATTTACGGGTTATGGCCCTTATAATCATACTGCTTCGAGCGGGACTCAGTCTTCATAGGGATGCGTTGAGAAAGGTTGGAACTTCAGCCATTAAGATGAGTTTTTTACCCTGTTTGCTCGAGGGACTGACCATCATGGCTGTTGCACATTTACTACTAGGCCTACCATGGATTGTGGCCGGAATGCTTGGATTTATAATAGCAGCAGTTTCACCAGCAGTGGTGGTTCCAAGCATGCTATCCTTCATTGAAAGGAGTATGGGAACAGCTAAAAGCATTCCAACACTCCTAATGGCCGGTGCATCTGCAGACAACGTGGTGGCAATAACCATTTTTTCAGCATTTTTCGGATTCTACCTAAACAGCAGCCTAAACATTGGCATTGCCATTATAGGAATACCTGTTTCCCTAATACTGGGCATGATCATGGGATTTTTACTGGGACTATTGATTCTCAGGGTATTCCAACATTACAGCATTGGAAGTTCGGAGAAAATACTCATAATCCTAGCTTCAGCCATTCTACTCAAGGAACTTGGGGATTACCTTCAAAATTACGTGCCTGTAGCAGCCCTTCTAGGAATCATGGTTCTTGGATTTGTGATCGTGGACAGAAATCCTAACCTCGGATTGGAACTGTCCTCAAAATTCTCCAAGATATGGATACTAGCAGAGATAATCCTGTTCGTACTGGTTGGTGCCCAAGTTAACATCCAACTGGTAATTTCAGCAGGTGTGGCAGGTATTATAATCATAGGAGTAGGCCTCTTAGCAAGAAGCCTGGGTGTTTACTTATCACTATCAGGAACAGAACTTAACAAAGATGAGAAACTATTTTCAATGGTGGCCAACACTCCTAAAGCAACTGTACAAGCAGCAATTGGAGCAGTACCCCTGGCTGCAGGTGTTGCATCAGGAGACATAATACTGGCAATATCAGTACTGGCAATCATACTCACAGCTCCCCTAGGATCCCTGGGAATTAAAGTCCTGGGAGATAAAATCCTTAAAAAAGAACCAAGTGCTGGGTGA
- a CDS encoding MIP/aquaporin family protein, protein MANLTKRCLAEFIGTFFLVFMGTGAAVIALMISNGAATPNSFNIGIGALGGLGDWLAIGLAFGLAIAAAIYALGNVSGCHINPAVTIGLWSVKKFPGRDVVPYIVSQVLGASLGSFLLAGIIGMGAVTVGGLGATAPFPGIGYYQAMLAEIVGTFLLMLAIMGVAVDRRAPPGFAGIIIGLTVAGVITTVGNISGSSLNPARTFGPYLGDAVLGGNSLWAFLPIYIIGPVIGAVLAALAYNYMTSEEKAIRD, encoded by the coding sequence ATGGCAAATTTGACTAAAAGGTGTCTAGCTGAATTTATAGGCACCTTCTTTTTAGTTTTTATGGGTACTGGTGCCGCTGTCATAGCATTGATGATATCTAATGGAGCAGCCACACCGAACTCATTTAACATTGGGATAGGAGCTCTCGGTGGTCTTGGTGATTGGCTTGCAATTGGACTGGCATTTGGGCTGGCAATAGCTGCCGCTATTTATGCCTTGGGTAACGTTTCAGGATGTCATATAAATCCTGCTGTCACAATTGGACTTTGGAGTGTGAAAAAATTCCCTGGTCGAGATGTGGTGCCCTACATAGTTTCCCAAGTTTTAGGTGCTTCACTAGGAAGCTTCCTCCTGGCAGGTATAATAGGTATGGGTGCAGTAACTGTTGGAGGTTTAGGTGCAACAGCACCATTTCCAGGAATAGGTTACTACCAGGCAATGCTTGCAGAGATAGTTGGAACATTCCTATTAATGCTAGCAATAATGGGTGTTGCAGTAGATAGAAGAGCACCACCTGGATTTGCAGGTATAATAATAGGTTTAACTGTGGCAGGTGTGATAACAACTGTGGGTAACATCTCAGGATCATCATTGAACCCTGCAAGAACATTCGGACCCTACCTTGGAGATGCTGTTCTTGGTGGTAACAGTCTATGGGCGTTTTTACCCATCTACATTATAGGTCCAGTTATTGGGGCAGTACTCGCAGCCTTAGCTTACAACTACATGACAAGCGAAGAAAAGGCAATCAGAGACTAA
- a CDS encoding DUF2180 family protein gives MKCYIDALEGKDKDAVAICIVCGMALCMDHVKREDVTIWEGGYPFPSEKVSKSLPRILCPECYAALKGD, from the coding sequence ATGAAATGTTACATAGATGCTCTTGAAGGAAAGGACAAAGACGCAGTAGCAATATGTATAGTGTGTGGAATGGCACTCTGCATGGATCATGTGAAGAGGGAGGATGTCACCATCTGGGAGGGTGGTTACCCATTCCCATCTGAAAAGGTCAGCAAGAGTTTGCCTAGAATTCTCTGTCCAGAATGTTACGCTGCATTAAAGGGTGATTAG
- a CDS encoding DUF2193 domain-containing protein has product MSELYEKMVKEAMAAQRADVDTIKKNRGGKFKITDTKAYLDVVNEMSVADGQSESVIDLHVKSVNSHYDALVNLTDTIRPEDDPFVEHYQTPAVLEILYENDKAFKDSVDKFIEAVGNAESIIGREVVRRYGGFYGPTCVVDFALIPGSTSNIVNRILKHTDIPDAHKQAILSAKSWGMNTSYGFGETFTDQIEEGMTLTDALDKEIAQIQYIYESPVEAQAKLMDGAGHESFDVRKYMAKYKKSMEETVLNAVEDGVHYGNIVTVPAYCVGDIAHHIAQSTYNMCKDDVIMAVIEAATDVMDSTLKKALPKFKSEYELLSLATGSSACAVEYMLELDGFNAPMVVDMLTKRFHNYVQLYPTRGAAAELHNCDFMDMIYRGWKYMDTERRMKNGSGRNLEPDVAGFKVDLTPVHKNNVIMNPQRYAYPACAITVRYSALMRLADYPCLLTSEPVTATMMTNIIALHKESPASPARVCKNCASACLVDFRHCACQWKEAV; this is encoded by the coding sequence ATGTCTGAGTTATATGAAAAAATGGTAAAAGAAGCTATGGCAGCTCAAAGAGCAGATGTAGATACCATCAAAAAGAATAGGGGCGGAAAATTTAAAATTACTGATACAAAGGCATACTTGGATGTTGTCAATGAGATGTCAGTTGCAGATGGGCAGAGTGAATCTGTGATCGATCTTCATGTTAAATCAGTGAATTCTCATTACGATGCACTTGTGAACTTAACAGACACCATAAGACCAGAAGACGATCCATTTGTGGAGCACTATCAAACACCGGCAGTTTTAGAAATACTCTATGAAAATGACAAGGCCTTCAAGGACAGTGTGGACAAGTTCATAGAAGCAGTTGGAAATGCCGAGTCAATCATTGGAAGAGAAGTAGTGAGGAGATACGGAGGATTTTACGGCCCAACATGTGTGGTAGACTTCGCACTCATACCTGGAAGTACCAGTAACATTGTAAACAGAATTTTAAAGCATACCGACATACCAGACGCACATAAACAAGCAATTTTATCAGCTAAATCTTGGGGAATGAACACATCATATGGATTTGGCGAAACCTTCACTGATCAGATTGAGGAAGGAATGACATTAACAGATGCTTTAGATAAGGAAATAGCCCAAATACAGTACATCTATGAAAGTCCTGTGGAAGCTCAGGCCAAACTCATGGACGGGGCAGGGCATGAATCATTCGATGTTAGAAAGTACATGGCCAAGTACAAAAAATCCATGGAAGAAACTGTCTTAAATGCAGTTGAAGATGGTGTACACTATGGAAACATTGTAACGGTACCAGCATACTGTGTAGGTGACATAGCACACCACATAGCACAATCAACCTACAACATGTGTAAAGACGATGTAATAATGGCAGTTATTGAAGCTGCAACTGATGTAATGGATTCAACCTTGAAAAAAGCATTACCTAAATTTAAAAGTGAATATGAGTTACTTTCCCTTGCAACAGGATCATCGGCCTGTGCAGTTGAGTACATGTTGGAGTTAGATGGATTCAACGCACCAATGGTGGTTGATATGCTAACTAAAAGGTTCCACAACTATGTACAGTTATATCCAACCCGTGGAGCAGCTGCAGAACTGCACAACTGTGACTTCATGGACATGATATACAGAGGATGGAAGTACATGGACACAGAGAGAAGGATGAAAAATGGTTCAGGCAGAAATTTAGAACCAGATGTAGCGGGTTTCAAAGTGGATCTAACCCCTGTACATAAAAACAACGTTATAATGAATCCTCAGCGCTACGCATATCCTGCATGTGCAATAACAGTCAGGTACTCTGCACTCATGAGACTTGCAGACTATCCATGTTTACTAACCAGTGAACCTGTAACTGCAACCATGATGACAAACATCATAGCACTCCACAAGGAAAGTCCGGCTTCACCTGCAAGGGTTTGTAAAAACTGTGCATCAGCATGTCTGGTTGACTTCAGACACTGTGCATGTCAGTGGAAAGAAGCTGTGTAA
- a CDS encoding PAS domain S-box protein — MSKIRILLVENEGIEAMDIKRELESMGYHVPYIAVNGKDAIKMAEKIFPDLILMDIMLPGKMDGIEVSKKLSHLNIPVVYLTANSEPSTFERAKETDPYGYIIKPFDSKEFMYTIEIAINKLKTENKIRAMKNEFKLITDHSSDMIYNMNLSDMSYDYVNPAAEKLTGYSPAEFYSSNNLLKQVVHPDFKNSYHETFIKLLDGGVETSLEYKIITKDGDEKWLKERNNLETDFNGKPVAVSGVLTDITPQKTAQQIFESLQKDCKADRERFEMAQKVAMMGIWENELATNDLKWSDEMYKILGLPIDTEVNLNDVVEIFPEEELKRFHEAVEESIINNKPYSNDYRIVRPDGEVRYIHDEGKVIRDENGEALKMFGSTQDITSRKKAEIALAESEAKFRKFVETTPDMIWEIDAQGTFKYISPQSLQIMGYTPDKLIGTKIFELLKPEAVDDVRNSFMDHVNKGQYFKTLVVPAIDRVGNELILEIRSAKVVEENTQFIGFEGIARDITDITKATNQLINSVNEKNILLKEIHHRVKNNMQIISSLLNLQIEHLNDENAINSLKESQNRIITMATLHEKLYLTSNFSKINQTEYITSLIRGLFLSYTANSRVESVLDIESLDLNMETSIPCGLIINELVTNSLVHGFPDGMEGTIRVSLKTLGDMYELRVVDDGVGIPKNMHIEDTNTLGLELVKSLVDQLDGSMELNSNGKTEFIIVFSEIEYKERI; from the coding sequence ATGTCAAAAATCAGAATCTTACTGGTTGAAAATGAAGGTATCGAAGCCATGGACATCAAAAGAGAACTTGAGTCCATGGGTTACCATGTACCTTACATAGCAGTTAACGGGAAAGATGCCATTAAAATGGCTGAAAAAATTTTTCCAGACCTTATTTTGATGGATATTATGCTTCCAGGTAAAATGGATGGGATTGAGGTTTCAAAGAAACTGAGTCACCTTAACATACCTGTTGTGTATTTAACTGCCAACTCTGAACCTTCGACATTTGAAAGGGCTAAGGAAACTGATCCATACGGTTACATCATCAAACCATTCGATTCCAAAGAATTTATGTACACCATTGAAATTGCCATCAACAAGCTAAAAACTGAAAACAAGATCCGGGCCATGAAAAATGAATTCAAACTCATTACTGACCATTCAAGCGACATGATCTACAACATGAACCTGTCTGACATGAGTTATGACTACGTGAATCCTGCTGCAGAAAAATTAACAGGTTACAGTCCTGCCGAATTTTACAGTTCAAATAACCTGTTAAAACAGGTTGTTCATCCTGATTTTAAGAATTCCTACCATGAAACATTTATAAAACTTCTTGATGGTGGGGTTGAAACCAGTTTGGAGTACAAGATTATCACCAAAGATGGGGATGAGAAATGGTTGAAAGAACGAAATAATCTTGAGACAGATTTTAATGGAAAACCTGTTGCAGTTAGTGGAGTTTTAACGGATATCACCCCTCAAAAAACTGCCCAACAGATATTTGAATCTCTACAGAAGGATTGTAAAGCAGATAGGGAAAGGTTTGAAATGGCTCAAAAGGTTGCAATGATGGGCATATGGGAGAATGAACTGGCAACCAATGATCTTAAATGGTCCGATGAGATGTACAAAATACTCGGACTTCCAATTGACACCGAAGTTAACCTGAACGATGTGGTAGAAATATTTCCAGAAGAAGAACTTAAACGTTTCCATGAAGCAGTTGAAGAATCTATAATCAACAATAAACCGTACAGTAATGATTACAGGATAGTACGGCCTGATGGTGAAGTGCGTTATATTCATGACGAAGGAAAGGTTATTAGGGATGAAAATGGTGAAGCCTTGAAGATGTTTGGATCCACCCAGGACATCACATCACGAAAAAAAGCAGAAATTGCCTTGGCAGAGAGTGAGGCCAAATTCAGAAAATTCGTTGAAACCACTCCCGACATGATATGGGAGATAGATGCTCAGGGAACCTTCAAGTACATAAGTCCTCAATCTCTGCAGATAATGGGTTACACACCAGATAAACTCATTGGAACCAAGATATTCGAACTTTTAAAGCCAGAGGCGGTTGACGATGTCCGGAATTCCTTCATGGATCATGTGAATAAAGGCCAGTACTTTAAAACCCTGGTGGTACCTGCAATTGATCGTGTTGGTAACGAACTCATCCTAGAAATACGTTCTGCAAAGGTGGTTGAAGAAAATACACAGTTCATAGGATTTGAAGGAATTGCAAGGGATATTACCGACATAACAAAGGCCACCAACCAGCTCATAAACTCTGTAAACGAGAAGAACATCCTTTTAAAGGAGATACACCACAGGGTTAAAAACAACATGCAAATTATTTCAAGCCTTTTAAATCTTCAAATAGAACATCTTAACGATGAAAATGCCATAAACTCACTTAAAGAAAGTCAAAACAGGATCATTACCATGGCCACGTTGCATGAGAAGCTGTATTTAACATCGAACTTCAGTAAAATCAACCAAACAGAGTACATAACCAGTCTCATTAGGGGACTATTTTTGTCATACACAGCAAATAGCAGGGTTGAATCCGTTTTAGATATTGAATCCTTGGATTTAAACATGGAAACATCCATACCATGCGGCCTCATAATAAATGAACTCGTCACAAATTCACTGGTACATGGATTTCCAGATGGGATGGAGGGAACCATCAGAGTTTCCCTCAAAACCTTGGGTGATATGTACGAACTGAGGGTGGTGGATGATGGTGTGGGTATTCCAAAAAACATGCACATTGAAGATACCAATACACTGGGACTTGAACTGGTTAAAAGCCTAGTTGATCAGCTAGATGGAAGTATGGAATTGAATAGCAATGGTAAAACCGAATTTATTATTGTTTTCAGTGAAATTGAATACAAAGAAAGAATTTAA